In Salinisphaera sp. LB1, one genomic interval encodes:
- a CDS encoding efflux RND transporter periplasmic adaptor subunit has translation MRLTIGIALLCVSTALFAATQPSVKVQTARLKTHAMDHTITAFGVVRPDPEAQTTRDATYTAFVRKLDVNLGQPVKKGDPLLTLRTAPSARSNYLTAKANVRFARQALARQKKLLKQHLATHANVDSAGQKLAQAKAAFAAQKALGTGQQTRVVTAPFSGIVSKLPINPGNQVKSGTLLFQLARRDRLRVALGIEPDEVKQIKPGMSVQVIPLFGNGKGVASQISVVNAVVDPNTRLVNAIAPLRGAQAQPFLPGMRVKGRLKLSTHHPLAVPRSAVLHDKQGDYVFVVHHGKAKRINVHKGLEQDGLVAIKPTNSQLKVGMPIVVQGNYELSDGMAVRQGS, from the coding sequence ATGCGACTAACGATCGGAATTGCGCTTTTGTGCGTGTCGACGGCGCTGTTCGCCGCCACGCAGCCCAGCGTCAAAGTGCAGACAGCCCGGCTCAAGACCCATGCCATGGACCACACCATCACCGCGTTTGGCGTGGTGCGGCCCGATCCCGAAGCGCAGACCACGCGCGATGCCACCTATACCGCGTTCGTACGCAAGCTCGATGTCAACCTCGGCCAACCGGTTAAAAAAGGCGATCCGCTGCTGACGCTGCGCACGGCCCCCTCGGCGCGCTCGAATTACCTGACGGCCAAAGCCAATGTCCGCTTTGCGCGCCAGGCCCTGGCCCGCCAGAAAAAACTGCTCAAGCAACATCTGGCGACCCACGCCAACGTCGATTCGGCCGGGCAGAAACTGGCCCAGGCGAAGGCTGCTTTCGCGGCACAGAAAGCGCTGGGCACGGGGCAGCAGACGCGTGTCGTGACCGCGCCCTTCAGCGGCATCGTCAGCAAGCTGCCCATCAACCCGGGCAATCAGGTCAAGTCCGGCACCCTGTTGTTCCAGCTCGCGCGCCGCGATCGGCTGCGGGTGGCCCTGGGTATCGAGCCGGACGAAGTCAAGCAAATCAAACCCGGGATGTCGGTCCAGGTGATTCCTTTGTTCGGCAATGGCAAGGGCGTCGCCAGCCAGATCAGCGTAGTCAATGCCGTGGTCGACCCCAACACGCGCCTGGTCAACGCCATCGCGCCGTTGCGCGGCGCACAGGCGCAGCCGTTTCTGCCCGGGATGCGGGTCAAGGGCCGGCTCAAGTTATCCACGCATCATCCGCTGGCCGTGCCGCGCTCGGCGGTATTGCACGACAAGCAGGGCGATTATGTGTTCGTCGTGCACCATGGCAAGGCGAAGCGGATCAATGTCCACAAGGGGCTCGAGCAGGATGGGCTGGTCGCGATCAAACCCACGAACAGCCAACTGAAGGTCGGCATGCCCATCGTGGTTCAGGGTAACTACGAATTATCGGACGGCATGGCGGTCCGTCAGGGCTCATGA
- a CDS encoding TolC family protein produces MPVTARLALMIQPCVKGPGRPGARPIRLALAIVPVILVSACATYHAKPLPDSPDLADAPPALQVPAKQLTVPGLQPHAVNPAKGLDMTDVVLLAVLDNPNLKAKRAQAGVAQAQLLKAGLLPNPQLSANFIHPTGGPPPLYNGYSLGLMADLTSLITRHASRAAARSNRAKVNLNILWQEWQVAQKARQLFIQARAQARLADLLETQHRLNKQHYQRDRKALKQGNATLSTTSADLVTLVNANGQLRQLERQRNQTWHALDALLGVKPGVEPRLTGAINIHPLSRADFQSALAKLPERRPDLLALRAGYHSQEAKVRKAILKQFPALSIGPTNGSDTSQVKTVGAGINLTLPLFNHNQGQIAIARATRASLRQSYQARLDQAANQAHKLWREVRIRSRQLHQLQAHLPLLKQTTTAAQRSFAEGNMSAGTYINLRTSLLSKQIEAIRLKSSLQQAQANLETLLGMPLDTPAANQAAGKS; encoded by the coding sequence GTGCCGGTGACGGCGCGCCTTGCTCTGATGATCCAGCCTTGCGTCAAAGGCCCGGGCCGCCCCGGGGCTCGCCCAATCCGCCTTGCTCTGGCGATCGTGCCGGTGATTCTGGTGTCGGCCTGCGCGACTTACCACGCCAAGCCATTACCCGATAGCCCCGATCTGGCGGACGCGCCGCCCGCGCTGCAGGTCCCGGCCAAGCAACTCACGGTGCCCGGGCTGCAGCCGCATGCGGTCAACCCGGCCAAGGGTCTGGACATGACCGACGTGGTCCTCCTGGCGGTGCTCGACAATCCCAATCTCAAGGCCAAGCGGGCGCAAGCCGGGGTGGCGCAGGCACAGCTGTTAAAGGCCGGGCTGCTGCCCAACCCGCAGCTGAGCGCGAACTTCATCCATCCGACGGGCGGGCCGCCGCCGCTTTACAACGGCTACAGCCTCGGGCTGATGGCGGACCTGACCAGCCTGATCACCCGGCACGCGTCGCGCGCTGCCGCGCGCTCGAATCGGGCCAAGGTCAACCTGAACATCCTCTGGCAGGAATGGCAGGTCGCGCAGAAAGCACGCCAGCTGTTCATCCAGGCGCGCGCGCAGGCGCGGCTTGCCGATCTGCTGGAAACCCAGCACCGGCTCAACAAGCAGCACTATCAACGCGACCGCAAGGCCCTGAAACAGGGCAATGCCACGCTGTCGACCACGTCCGCCGATCTGGTCACCCTGGTCAACGCCAACGGCCAGTTGCGCCAACTCGAGCGCCAGCGCAACCAGACCTGGCACGCGCTGGATGCCCTGCTCGGCGTCAAGCCGGGCGTCGAGCCGCGGTTGACCGGCGCCATCAATATCCATCCCTTATCCAGGGCCGACTTTCAGTCCGCGCTGGCGAAGCTGCCCGAGCGCCGGCCGGATCTGCTCGCGCTGCGCGCCGGCTATCACAGCCAGGAAGCCAAGGTGCGCAAGGCCATTCTCAAGCAGTTTCCGGCGCTGTCGATCGGGCCGACCAACGGCAGCGATACCAGTCAGGTCAAGACCGTGGGCGCGGGCATCAACCTGACGCTGCCGCTGTTCAACCACAACCAGGGCCAGATCGCGATCGCCCGCGCAACACGCGCGTCACTGCGCCAGAGCTACCAGGCGCGCCTGGATCAGGCCGCCAACCAGGCGCACAAACTGTGGCGCGAGGTGCGGATTCGCAGCCGGCAACTGCATCAGCTGCAAGCCCATCTGCCGCTGCTCAAACAAACCACCACCGCCGCCCAACGCAGCTTCGCCGAGGGCAACATGAGCGCGGGCACCTATATCAATCTGCGCACGAGTCTGCTTTCGAAGCAGATCGAGGCGATCCGGCTCAAGAGTTCCCTGCAGCAGGCCCAGGCCAATCTGGAAACGCTGCTCGGCATGCCGCTGGACACGCCCGCCGCCAACCAAGCTGCTGGAAAAAGTTAA
- a CDS encoding efflux RND transporter permease subunit — translation MSFASWVQNHTRSILFLLVLLALGGAFSYGKLAVGLFPQVSFPRVRVSLNAGVRPAHEMMLQVTRPVEQAVRSVPGVRSVRSTTSRGSTDIEINFDWGHDMKNAVLQVDSVIGQMMSSLPQGTTYTAHRRYPANYGPVVAYSLTSKKLSQVQLRDLARYKLVPYLSSVTGVAKVTVQGGAKAEYRVSVNPARLKAVGLSMAAVTKAVSASNVLTAVGRIQDHYKLYLEVSDTRFKSLQEIRHTILKSGDNGQVQLEDVANVKLATAPKYTRVTANGQQAVLLNVYQQPSASVINLSNNLKSRLAEFQPQMPKGVQLNQWYNQSVLVQLSKSSVVSAIFIGVGLAALVLLVFLRSWKITLVAVVAVPAVLAVSMLLLYVFGMTLNMMTLGGMAAAVGLIIDDIIVMVEQIVRRVQDTGEHGIERVLAAAREFTPPQVGSSASTIIIFLPLTFLSGVTGAFFKALSLTMASALFISFLVAWLVVPLLANFMLGPKDTEREKVGRITRYVNRGYTKLMVRVLRRPAWLLVGLVPLLIVAYVAFGSVGSGFIPQMDQGGFVLDYRSPPGTSLQETNRLLKQVAGILKNNPYVSNWSRRTGYQLGGGITAPDTGDFFVRLKPLPRPSTSAVMNHIRQQVQNKVPSLDIDVSQLIEDEIGDLTSVPQPIAIRLFGDNVQDLRHVAKKVAHAISGVNGIVSVKNGVVIAGDSLDIHVKRVKAAIQGLSPQAITQQLQAYLGGVVTTQVRKGVKFIGVRVWVPKKLRNNIDAVRNMRLQAPDGHLVPLSRVADVKIVSGQPELTRYNLQSDVMVTARISGRSLGAAAASVKQVLQKPGLIPKNDYYQLSGLYKQQQQSFAGLIRVFIAAVALVFFLLLFLYERFRAALAILVQPLLAASAVFIGLWMTGVQLNITAMMGMTMIIGIVTEIAIFYFSELRLIEAVGGSKQPLAQNLIRAGRNRIRPIVMSALAFALALLPLALGIGRGSAMLQPLAIAIITGLMIQMPLVLVLMPVIYKLMRPRTR, via the coding sequence ATGAGTTTCGCGAGCTGGGTACAGAATCACACGCGCTCGATTCTGTTCCTGCTGGTACTGCTCGCCCTGGGCGGCGCCTTTAGCTACGGCAAACTCGCCGTCGGCCTGTTCCCCCAGGTTTCGTTCCCACGGGTACGCGTATCCCTGAACGCTGGCGTGCGCCCGGCACATGAAATGATGCTGCAGGTCACGCGGCCGGTTGAGCAGGCCGTGCGCTCGGTACCCGGCGTGCGTTCGGTTCGCTCGACGACCAGTCGCGGCTCGACCGATATCGAGATCAATTTCGACTGGGGCCACGACATGAAGAATGCCGTGCTCCAGGTGGATTCGGTCATCGGCCAGATGATGTCCAGCCTGCCACAGGGCACAACCTATACCGCCCACCGGCGCTACCCGGCGAACTACGGGCCAGTGGTGGCCTACAGCCTGACCTCCAAGAAACTCAGCCAGGTCCAACTGCGTGACCTGGCCAGATACAAGCTCGTGCCCTACCTGTCCAGCGTGACCGGGGTCGCCAAGGTCACGGTGCAGGGCGGGGCAAAGGCCGAATACCGGGTAAGCGTCAACCCCGCACGGCTCAAGGCCGTGGGATTATCGATGGCCGCCGTGACCAAGGCGGTCTCGGCCTCCAATGTGCTGACCGCCGTCGGCCGAATCCAGGATCATTACAAGCTGTATCTGGAAGTCTCCGACACGCGCTTTAAAAGCCTCCAGGAGATTCGCCACACCATTCTCAAAAGCGGTGATAACGGACAGGTCCAACTCGAGGACGTGGCCAATGTCAAGCTGGCCACCGCGCCCAAGTACACACGGGTCACGGCCAACGGCCAGCAAGCGGTGCTGCTCAACGTCTATCAGCAGCCGTCCGCCAGCGTCATCAATCTATCCAACAACCTGAAAAGCCGGCTGGCTGAATTCCAGCCGCAGATGCCCAAGGGCGTGCAGCTGAATCAGTGGTATAACCAATCGGTTCTGGTGCAGCTATCCAAGTCGAGCGTGGTAAGCGCCATTTTCATCGGCGTCGGGCTGGCCGCGCTGGTCCTGCTGGTGTTCCTGCGCAGCTGGAAGATCACGCTGGTCGCGGTCGTCGCGGTCCCTGCCGTCCTGGCGGTGAGCATGCTGTTGCTCTATGTCTTTGGCATGACGCTGAACATGATGACGCTCGGCGGCATGGCGGCGGCCGTCGGCCTCATCATCGACGATATCATCGTGATGGTCGAGCAGATCGTGCGCCGGGTCCAGGACACCGGCGAACACGGCATCGAAAGAGTGCTGGCGGCCGCACGCGAGTTCACGCCGCCGCAAGTGGGCTCGTCAGCCTCAACTATCATCATCTTCCTGCCGCTGACCTTTCTCAGCGGGGTCACGGGGGCCTTTTTCAAGGCGCTGTCGCTGACCATGGCGAGCGCACTGTTCATCTCGTTTCTCGTGGCCTGGCTGGTGGTACCGCTACTGGCCAACTTCATGCTGGGGCCCAAGGATACCGAACGCGAGAAAGTCGGCCGTATTACCCGCTACGTCAATCGTGGCTACACCAAGCTGATGGTCCGGGTGCTACGGCGCCCGGCGTGGCTACTGGTGGGTCTCGTGCCATTGCTGATCGTGGCCTATGTGGCATTCGGCAGCGTGGGATCGGGCTTTATCCCGCAAATGGACCAGGGCGGCTTTGTCCTCGACTATCGTTCGCCACCGGGTACCTCGTTACAGGAAACCAATCGGTTGCTGAAACAGGTGGCCGGGATCCTGAAAAACAACCCCTATGTCAGCAACTGGTCGCGGCGCACGGGCTACCAGCTGGGCGGCGGCATCACCGCGCCCGACACCGGCGACTTCTTCGTGCGCTTGAAGCCGTTGCCGCGCCCGTCGACATCGGCGGTCATGAACCATATCCGTCAGCAGGTTCAGAACAAGGTGCCCAGCCTGGACATCGATGTCTCGCAGCTCATCGAGGATGAAATCGGCGATCTGACCTCGGTGCCGCAGCCCATTGCCATCCGCCTGTTCGGCGACAACGTCCAGGATCTGCGGCATGTGGCCAAAAAGGTCGCCCATGCGATCAGCGGCGTGAACGGTATCGTCAGTGTGAAGAACGGCGTGGTGATCGCCGGCGACAGCCTCGATATTCACGTAAAGCGCGTGAAGGCCGCGATTCAGGGCCTGTCGCCGCAAGCCATCACCCAGCAGTTACAGGCCTATCTGGGCGGCGTGGTCACCACGCAAGTGCGCAAGGGCGTGAAATTTATCGGCGTGCGCGTCTGGGTACCGAAAAAATTGCGCAACAATATCGATGCCGTGCGCAATATGCGGCTACAGGCGCCCGACGGGCATCTGGTGCCGCTGTCGCGGGTAGCGGATGTCAAGATCGTATCCGGCCAGCCCGAGCTGACACGCTATAACCTGCAGTCGGATGTGATGGTGACCGCCCGCATCAGCGGTCGCTCGCTGGGCGCGGCGGCGGCCAGCGTCAAGCAAGTCCTGCAGAAACCAGGGCTGATTCCCAAAAACGATTATTACCAGCTCAGTGGCCTGTACAAGCAGCAGCAGCAATCGTTCGCCGGCCTGATTCGGGTGTTCATTGCCGCGGTCGCGCTGGTGTTTTTCCTGCTGCTGTTTCTCTACGAACGGTTCCGGGCCGCGCTGGCCATTCTCGTGCAGCCATTGCTCGCGGCCAGTGCCGTGTTCATCGGTTTGTGGATGACGGGCGTGCAGCTCAATATCACCGCCATGATGGGCATGACGATGATCATCGGCATCGTCACCGAGATCGCGATCTTCTATTTCTCCGAACTGCGGCTGATCGAGGCCGTGGGCGGCTCTAAACAACCACTGGCGCAAAACCTGATTCGCGCCGGGCGTAACCGGATACGGCCCATCGTGATGAGCGCACTGGCGTTCGCGCTCGCGCTCTTGCCCCTGGCGCTCGGCATTGGCCGCGGCTCGGCCATGCTGCAACCACTGGCGATCGCCATCATCACCGGGCTGATGATCCAGATGCCGCTGGTGCTGGTCTTGATGCCCGTGATCTACAAGCTGATGAGACCCCGCACGCGATGA